Proteins encoded together in one Microbacterium sp. ABRD28 window:
- the kdpB gene encoding potassium-transporting ATPase subunit KdpB — protein sequence MSTLTTSSGTPDVSTPSPRSTEEPRAPRAFGAAQLAQALPGALRKLNPAALWRNPVMFLVWVGAALTTVIAIAEPFLGGAGESGGTPVPAGFTWGIAVWLWLTVIFANLAESVAEGRGKAQAATLRKTRTSTMANRVSGYDAAGDPAAERAATAPVSSADLTLGDVVVVSAGELIPGDGDIVHGIATVDESAITGESAPVVRESGGDRSAVTGGTRVLSDRIVVRITSKPGETFVDRMIALVEGASRQKTPNEIALNILLASLSIVFVIVVLTLNPIAGYAAAPASIPVLIALLICLIPTTIGALLSAIGIAGMDRLVQRNVLAMSGRAVEAAGDVTTLLLDKTGTITYGNRRASAFVRMPGVDARQVAEAAALSSLADPTPEGTSVVELAAAEGVSARMPAGAVAVPFTAQTRMSGLDLPDGTQVRKGAGSAVLAWLEAEGAAVSTQVRAQVVSETDAIASSGGTPLVVATFAPVEPAQPGEPRGRILGVIHLKDIVKDGLRERFDELRAMGIRTVMITGDNPLTAKAIAAEAGVDDYLAEATPEDKLALIQREQEGGRLVAMTGDGTNDAPALAQADVGVAMNTGTSAAKEAGNMVDLDSDPTKLIDIVRIGKQLLITRGALTTFSLANDIAKYFAIIPAMFMGVFPGLAALNVMGLSSPASAVTSAIIFNAIVIVFLIPLALRGVAYRPASASQLLTRNLLIYGLGGVIAPFIGIKLIDMVVSLIPGF from the coding sequence ATGTCCACACTCACCACGTCGTCCGGCACCCCCGACGTCTCGACTCCGTCCCCCCGCTCGACCGAAGAGCCGCGCGCCCCGCGCGCCTTCGGTGCGGCCCAGCTCGCCCAGGCCCTCCCCGGGGCGCTGCGCAAGCTCAACCCCGCCGCGCTGTGGCGGAACCCCGTCATGTTCCTCGTGTGGGTCGGCGCCGCCCTCACCACCGTGATCGCGATCGCCGAGCCCTTCCTCGGCGGCGCGGGCGAGTCGGGCGGCACCCCCGTGCCCGCCGGATTCACCTGGGGCATCGCGGTGTGGCTCTGGCTCACCGTGATCTTCGCCAACCTCGCCGAATCGGTCGCCGAGGGACGCGGCAAGGCGCAGGCGGCGACCCTGCGGAAGACCCGCACCTCCACGATGGCGAACCGGGTGTCGGGCTACGACGCCGCCGGCGACCCGGCCGCCGAACGCGCTGCGACCGCGCCGGTCTCGTCGGCCGACCTGACCCTCGGCGATGTCGTCGTGGTCTCGGCCGGTGAGCTGATCCCCGGCGACGGCGACATCGTGCACGGCATCGCCACCGTCGACGAGTCGGCGATCACCGGCGAGTCCGCCCCGGTCGTGCGCGAATCGGGCGGCGACCGCAGCGCCGTCACCGGCGGCACCCGCGTGCTGTCCGACCGCATCGTCGTGCGCATCACCTCCAAGCCCGGCGAGACGTTCGTCGACCGCATGATCGCCCTCGTCGAGGGGGCGAGCCGGCAGAAGACGCCGAACGAGATCGCGCTGAACATCCTCCTCGCGAGCCTGTCGATCGTCTTCGTCATCGTCGTGCTGACGCTGAACCCCATCGCCGGCTACGCCGCCGCGCCCGCGAGCATCCCGGTGCTGATCGCCCTGCTGATCTGCCTCATCCCCACCACGATCGGTGCGCTGCTGTCGGCGATCGGCATCGCGGGGATGGACCGGCTCGTGCAGCGGAACGTCCTGGCCATGTCGGGACGCGCCGTCGAGGCCGCGGGCGATGTCACCACGCTGCTCCTGGACAAGACCGGCACGATCACCTACGGCAATCGTCGTGCGAGCGCGTTCGTGCGGATGCCGGGGGTCGACGCCCGGCAGGTGGCCGAGGCCGCGGCGCTGTCGTCGCTGGCAGACCCCACCCCCGAGGGGACGTCGGTGGTCGAGCTCGCCGCCGCCGAGGGCGTCAGCGCCCGGATGCCCGCCGGAGCGGTCGCCGTGCCCTTCACCGCGCAGACCCGCATGAGCGGGCTCGACCTGCCCGACGGCACCCAGGTGCGCAAGGGAGCCGGGTCGGCGGTGCTGGCGTGGCTCGAGGCGGAGGGCGCGGCGGTGTCGACCCAGGTGCGCGCCCAGGTCGTCAGCGAGACCGACGCGATCGCGTCGTCCGGCGGCACGCCGCTCGTCGTCGCGACGTTCGCCCCGGTCGAGCCCGCGCAGCCCGGCGAGCCGCGAGGGCGCATCCTCGGCGTCATCCACCTCAAGGACATCGTCAAGGACGGCCTCCGCGAGCGGTTCGACGAACTGCGCGCGATGGGGATCCGCACCGTGATGATCACGGGCGACAACCCCCTCACCGCCAAGGCGATCGCCGCCGAGGCCGGGGTGGACGACTACCTCGCCGAGGCGACGCCGGAAGACAAGCTCGCCCTGATCCAGCGGGAGCAGGAGGGCGGGCGCCTGGTCGCGATGACAGGCGACGGCACCAACGACGCTCCGGCGCTGGCACAGGCCGACGTCGGGGTGGCGATGAACACGGGGACGTCGGCGGCGAAGGAGGCCGGCAACATGGTCGACCTCGACAGCGACCCGACGAAGCTCATCGACATCGTGCGCATCGGCAAGCAGCTGCTCATCACCCGCGGCGCCCTGACGACCTTCTCGCTGGCCAACGACATCGCGAAGTACTTCGCGATCATCCCGGCCATGTTCATGGGGGTCTTCCCCGGGCTCGCCGCGCTGAACGTGATGGGCCTGTCGTCGCCGGCGTCGGCGGTGACCAGCGCCATCATCTTCAACGCGATCGTGATCGTCTTCCTGATTCCGCTCGCGCTCCGCGGCGTCGCCTACCGTCCCGCCAGCGCCTCGCAGCTGCTGACGCGCAACCTGCTGATCTACGGGCTCGGCGGCGTCATCGCCCCGTTCATCGGCATCAAGCTCATCGACATGGTCGTGAGCCTCATCCCGGGCTTCTGA
- the kdpA gene encoding potassium-transporting ATPase subunit KdpA: MDASSVWAGVLQVATVVLLLVLIYRPLGDYIAHLFTSDRDLRVERGLYRLIGVDSRSEQSWQVYARSVLIFSVVGVLFVYTLQRLQLFLPYSLGLPAVPEALAFNTAVSFVTNTNWQSYSPELTLGYTVQFAGLAVQNFVSAAVGIAVAVALVRGFARRGAATIGNFWVDLVRGVGRLLLPLSILAAIALLFAGVVQNVNGFTEITTATGGTQVIPGGPVASQEAIKELGTNGGGFFNANSAHPFENPAPWTSVLQILLILAIPVALPRAFGRMVGDDRQGYAILAVMASIAIVSIAAVSWLESLALGTAPQLAGSAMEGKEVRYGIFGSTFYAAATTLTSTGAVNSMHDSYTALGGMIPMINMMLGEIAPGGVGSGLYGMLVLAVIAVFVGGLLIGRTPEYLGKKIGPREIKLASLYILVTPTLVLAGTALSFALPGIREDVESTSIWNPGVHGLSEVLYAFTSAANNNGSAFAGLTANTPWLNTALGVAMLLGRFLPMVLVLALAGSLAAQKPVPTTVGTLPTHRPQFVGLLAILAVVVTALTYFPVLTLGPLAEGLV; the protein is encoded by the coding sequence ATGGACGCCTCCTCCGTCTGGGCCGGTGTGCTGCAGGTCGCCACCGTCGTCCTCCTCCTCGTGCTGATCTACCGTCCCCTCGGCGACTACATCGCCCACCTCTTCACCTCCGACCGCGACCTGCGCGTCGAGCGGGGGCTCTACCGCCTCATCGGCGTCGACTCCCGCTCCGAGCAGAGCTGGCAGGTCTACGCGCGGAGCGTGCTGATCTTCTCGGTCGTCGGGGTGCTCTTCGTCTACACCCTCCAGCGGCTGCAGCTGTTCCTGCCCTACTCGCTGGGTCTTCCCGCCGTGCCCGAGGCGCTGGCCTTCAACACCGCGGTCTCGTTCGTCACCAACACGAACTGGCAGTCGTACTCCCCCGAGCTGACCCTCGGCTACACGGTGCAGTTCGCCGGGCTCGCCGTGCAGAACTTCGTCTCGGCGGCCGTCGGCATCGCCGTCGCGGTCGCCCTCGTCCGGGGATTCGCCCGGCGGGGCGCCGCCACGATCGGCAACTTCTGGGTCGATCTCGTCCGAGGCGTCGGGCGTCTGCTTCTGCCGCTGTCGATCCTCGCGGCCATCGCCCTGCTTTTCGCCGGCGTCGTGCAGAACGTCAACGGCTTCACCGAGATCACCACCGCCACCGGCGGCACCCAGGTGATCCCCGGCGGTCCGGTCGCCTCGCAGGAGGCCATCAAAGAGCTCGGCACGAACGGCGGCGGATTCTTCAACGCCAACTCGGCGCACCCGTTCGAGAACCCCGCCCCGTGGACGAGCGTGCTGCAGATCCTTCTGATCCTCGCGATCCCCGTGGCCCTGCCGCGGGCGTTCGGCCGCATGGTCGGCGACGACCGCCAGGGCTACGCGATCCTCGCCGTGATGGCCTCGATCGCGATCGTCTCGATCGCGGCGGTCAGCTGGCTGGAGTCGCTCGCCCTCGGCACCGCCCCGCAGCTGGCCGGCAGTGCGATGGAGGGCAAGGAGGTGCGCTACGGCATCTTCGGCTCGACGTTCTACGCCGCCGCAACCACGCTGACCTCCACCGGCGCGGTCAACTCGATGCACGACTCGTACACCGCTCTGGGCGGCATGATCCCGATGATCAACATGATGCTCGGCGAGATCGCGCCCGGCGGCGTGGGCTCGGGACTGTACGGGATGCTGGTGCTCGCCGTCATCGCGGTGTTCGTCGGCGGCCTGCTCATCGGCCGTACCCCGGAGTACCTGGGGAAGAAGATCGGGCCGCGCGAGATCAAGCTCGCGAGCCTCTACATCCTCGTCACCCCGACCCTCGTGCTCGCCGGGACGGCGCTGAGCTTCGCCCTCCCCGGCATCCGCGAGGACGTCGAGTCGACCTCGATCTGGAACCCCGGCGTCCACGGGCTGAGCGAGGTGCTGTACGCCTTCACCTCGGCGGCGAATAACAACGGATCGGCCTTCGCCGGCCTGACGGCCAACACCCCGTGGCTGAACACCGCCCTGGGGGTGGCGATGCTGCTCGGCCGGTTCCTGCCGATGGTGCTCGTGCTGGCCCTCGCCGGATCGCTGGCGGCCCAGAAGCCCGTCCCGACGACGGTGGGCACCCTGCCGACGCACCGGCCGCAGTTCGTCGGCCTTCTCGCGATCCTCGCGGTGGTCGTCACCGCGCTCACCTATTTCCCCGTTCTCACGCTGGGTCCCCTGGCGGAAGGTCTCGTCTGA
- the kdpF gene encoding K(+)-transporting ATPase subunit F → MTALSLIAAALAVAAVVYLVVALVKPEKF, encoded by the coding sequence GTGACCGCGCTCTCGCTCATCGCCGCCGCCCTCGCCGTGGCGGCCGTCGTCTACCTCGTCGTCGCCCTGGTGAAGCCGGAGAAGTTCTGA
- a CDS encoding MFS transporter, translating into MTAADRPALRLLFRGPRGRLLAALLLAEFAASVTGLSYAAVLPVAAAELDGLALYGPAVTITGVVSIAFMAFGAYLYGRIGAQAQLGISTAMLIVGVALSAGAPSMEVLIAGLAVRGVAAGIMGGLGMGVLSDVFPDAKERERAFGLYALMWVAPALAGPAVNGVLLVTVGWRASMAWPAVLIVIARALMSRYLRVVGWQRPPDPAKIRAPWAFLSIAAGVLVAQFGIASETPLGVAIAVAALALTPAVPFRRARRLTVPGERQAQAGGWILALVCGSYFGINALVPLLSATYLDASGVIGTVLVSIGPLAWALFSAGGLGARVSARGSYLLAAVAFPLAALGVAMFAVGLTKSVAIGAIGLGLVSALIGMAMGVVYPKVMTLAFERFRGFDGTNRAHGGVVLGVGEDVGTATGTTLLAGIGAVVIGMGTGWVAGLAAAFAVLLVVAWVMAGRSRLWRP; encoded by the coding sequence ATGACCGCCGCCGATCGCCCCGCACTCCGCCTTCTGTTCCGAGGGCCGCGGGGTCGGCTGCTGGCCGCGCTTCTGCTGGCCGAGTTCGCGGCGAGCGTGACCGGCCTGAGCTACGCCGCCGTCCTCCCCGTAGCAGCGGCCGAATTGGACGGACTCGCGCTGTACGGACCGGCCGTCACCATCACCGGTGTGGTCAGCATCGCGTTCATGGCGTTCGGTGCCTACCTCTACGGCCGTATCGGCGCGCAGGCACAGCTGGGGATCTCCACGGCCATGCTCATCGTCGGCGTGGCCCTCTCCGCCGGCGCCCCGTCGATGGAGGTACTCATCGCGGGCCTCGCAGTGCGAGGCGTCGCGGCCGGCATCATGGGCGGGCTCGGGATGGGTGTGCTCTCCGACGTCTTTCCCGACGCGAAGGAGCGCGAGCGCGCGTTCGGTCTCTACGCGCTCATGTGGGTGGCACCCGCCCTTGCCGGCCCTGCGGTCAACGGCGTCCTCCTCGTCACCGTCGGCTGGCGGGCATCGATGGCCTGGCCGGCCGTGCTCATCGTGATCGCGCGAGCCCTGATGTCCCGATACCTGCGGGTCGTCGGATGGCAACGACCCCCTGATCCGGCGAAGATTCGCGCACCATGGGCGTTCCTGTCGATCGCCGCCGGCGTGCTCGTCGCCCAATTCGGAATCGCATCGGAGACACCGCTCGGCGTCGCGATCGCTGTGGCGGCCCTCGCCCTGACTCCCGCCGTGCCCTTCCGTCGCGCCCGTCGGCTGACCGTCCCGGGCGAGCGTCAGGCCCAGGCGGGCGGATGGATTCTGGCGCTCGTCTGTGGGAGCTATTTCGGCATCAACGCGCTCGTCCCGCTCCTTTCGGCGACGTATCTCGACGCCTCCGGAGTCATCGGGACGGTGCTGGTGTCGATCGGTCCCCTCGCGTGGGCGCTGTTCAGTGCTGGCGGCCTGGGGGCGCGCGTGTCAGCGAGAGGCTCGTACCTGTTGGCCGCCGTCGCCTTCCCCCTCGCAGCCCTCGGAGTGGCGATGTTCGCCGTGGGCCTCACGAAAAGCGTGGCGATCGGGGCGATCGGGCTGGGCCTGGTCTCGGCACTGATCGGGATGGCGATGGGTGTGGTCTATCCGAAGGTGATGACGCTGGCGTTCGAACGATTCCGGGGCTTCGACGGCACAAATCGCGCGCACGGCGGAGTGGTCCTCGGGGTCGGGGAGGACGTCGGCACCGCGACAGGCACCACGCTGCTCGCCGGCATCGGTGCGGTCGTCATCGGAATGGGGACGGGGTGGGTCGCAGGGCTCGCGGCGGCATTCGCCGTGCTCCTGGTCGTCGCGTGGGTCATGGCCGGCCGCAGTCGGCTGTGGCGACCGTGA
- a CDS encoding APC family permease, whose translation MSSAVTTDGREPVEESPRAKRLLLGDPLTSEKLDDQLLPKRRALPIFASDALSSVAYAPQELLMILLIGGTAFLAFSPGVAVAVVVLLVVVVLSYRQLIKAYPSGGGDYEVAHTNLGEVPGVVVASALLVDYVLTVAVSIASGVDNIISAIPELAPFRIEFAVGFVILLVLVNLRGVREASFAFAIPTYVFIGSVGVMVVVALIRTALGDPPIASSAEYAVQAEELTQAATILLILRAFSSGCSALTGVEAVSNGVPAFRRPKVKNAQWTLVLMGGVAIVLFSGLTAVGLISGIHYAEDPCNLVGFACETTPQPSLMAQIAAATFGMGSIPFFIVQAATACVLLLAANTAFNGFPLLGSVLARDGYAPKALNTRGDRLVFSNGMIILGLAAIVVLIVYQANLTTLIQLYIIGVFVSFSLGQIGMVRHWRRELRQTTRVEARRDPRAAAERRSVLTGLAINSTGAAMTVAVLIIVTATKFIYGAWLVFLAIPVLAVLMIGVNRYYRDVDHEIRIDEPVRYGSSGDIALILVSKLQKPVAKALDYALAAKHDKTIALHVAVTNEDADALQQAWQDQRMPVPLVILESPYRYYAQPVAEFIRQYRQKHGSAVVTVYLPQYIVGHWWETFLHNRRARRIAQQLMLIHGVTITLVPWLLDSSELIYGRRSRPLPGQDRAGRPFDPAIEAPPIAERSSLEARPDE comes from the coding sequence ATGTCATCGGCCGTGACGACTGATGGTCGCGAGCCGGTGGAGGAATCCCCTCGCGCGAAACGCCTCCTGCTGGGAGACCCCCTCACCTCCGAGAAGCTCGACGATCAGCTGCTGCCCAAGCGCCGCGCGCTGCCGATCTTCGCCTCCGATGCGCTGAGCTCGGTGGCGTACGCGCCGCAGGAGCTTCTGATGATCCTGCTCATCGGGGGCACGGCGTTCCTCGCCTTCAGCCCCGGCGTCGCGGTCGCCGTCGTCGTGCTGCTCGTCGTCGTTGTGCTGAGCTACCGCCAGCTGATCAAGGCCTACCCCTCGGGCGGCGGCGACTACGAGGTGGCGCACACGAACCTCGGCGAGGTGCCGGGCGTGGTCGTCGCCTCGGCGCTCCTCGTCGACTACGTGCTGACCGTGGCCGTGTCGATCGCCTCGGGCGTCGACAACATCATCTCGGCGATCCCCGAGCTCGCACCCTTCCGCATCGAGTTCGCGGTCGGATTCGTCATCCTGCTCGTCCTCGTGAACCTCCGCGGCGTCCGCGAGGCCTCGTTCGCCTTCGCGATCCCCACCTACGTCTTCATCGGCTCGGTCGGCGTGATGGTGGTCGTCGCCCTCATCCGCACCGCACTCGGCGATCCGCCGATCGCCTCGAGCGCCGAGTACGCCGTCCAGGCCGAGGAGCTGACGCAGGCCGCGACCATCCTCCTCATTCTGCGTGCGTTCTCGAGCGGATGCTCCGCCCTCACCGGTGTCGAAGCCGTCTCCAACGGCGTGCCGGCCTTCCGTCGCCCGAAGGTGAAGAACGCCCAGTGGACGCTCGTGCTGATGGGCGGCGTGGCGATCGTGCTCTTCTCGGGACTCACCGCGGTGGGGCTCATCTCGGGCATCCACTACGCCGAAGACCCGTGCAACCTCGTCGGCTTCGCGTGCGAGACCACTCCGCAGCCGAGCCTCATGGCCCAGATCGCCGCGGCCACCTTCGGCATGGGCTCGATCCCGTTCTTCATCGTGCAGGCGGCGACCGCCTGCGTGCTGCTGCTCGCCGCCAACACGGCGTTCAACGGCTTCCCGCTGCTCGGTTCGGTGCTCGCCCGCGACGGCTACGCGCCGAAGGCGCTCAACACGCGAGGCGACCGCCTGGTGTTCTCCAACGGCATGATCATCCTCGGACTCGCGGCCATCGTGGTCCTGATCGTGTACCAGGCGAACCTCACGACGCTCATCCAGCTGTACATCATCGGCGTCTTCGTGTCGTTCTCCCTCGGTCAGATCGGCATGGTGCGGCACTGGCGACGAGAGCTGCGCCAGACCACGCGCGTCGAGGCGCGGCGCGATCCGCGGGCGGCTGCGGAGCGCCGTTCGGTGCTGACCGGTCTCGCGATCAACTCGACCGGAGCGGCGATGACGGTGGCCGTGCTGATCATCGTCACGGCCACGAAGTTCATCTACGGGGCGTGGCTGGTCTTCCTCGCCATCCCCGTACTCGCGGTCCTCATGATCGGGGTGAATCGCTACTACCGCGACGTCGACCACGAGATCCGCATCGACGAGCCCGTGCGATACGGGTCGTCGGGCGACATCGCCCTCATCCTCGTCAGCAAGCTCCAGAAGCCGGTCGCCAAGGCCCTCGACTACGCCCTCGCCGCCAAGCACGACAAGACGATCGCCCTGCACGTGGCGGTGACGAACGAAGACGCCGACGCCCTGCAGCAGGCCTGGCAGGACCAGCGGATGCCGGTGCCCCTCGTGATCCTCGAGTCGCCGTACCGCTACTACGCCCAGCCCGTCGCGGAGTTCATCCGTCAGTACCGGCAGAAGCACGGGTCCGCCGTGGTGACGGTGTACCTGCCGCAGTACATCGTCGGGCACTGGTGGGAGACCTTCCTCCACAACCGCCGCGCGCGCCGCATCGCCCAGCAGCTGATGCTCATCCACGGCGTGACGATCACCCTCGTGCCGTGGCTGCTCGACTCGTCCGAGCTCATCTACGGGCGCCGCTCGCGCCCCCTTCCCGGCCAGGACCGCGCCGGCCGGCCGTTCGACCCGGCCATCGAGGCCCCCCCGATCGCCGAACGGTCGAGCCTGGAGGCCCGCCCCGACGAGTGA
- a CDS encoding amidohydrolase yields the protein MALDLDAIYTDLHRHPELSFQETRTAGVIAQRLTELGIEFEEGIGRTGLAAVIRNDDNAAAGERGPVVWLRADMDGLPVEERTGLAYASTARGVDPQGLDVPVMHACGHDMHVTALLGALERLVATTDEWRGTVVAVFQPAEEYGAGSQAMIADGVLDRFPRPDIVLGQHVTPLPAGTIGVRPGTQMAASDGLRVTLLGRGGHGSRPQATIDPVVMAAATVMRLQTVVSRETDPRDVAVVTVGSIHAGLKNNIIPAEAVLELSLRYPDDEARARVLEKVERIVRAEAQASGAEEEPIIKVDHSLPPTINDDEATARLSAAFTRAFGDDKVVDPGMFTGSEDVSWFAREAGVPLVFWFWGGVDPQVYAEAAASGSIERNIPTNHSPFFAPLLQPTLDNGVANLVTAAREFLATR from the coding sequence ATGGCCCTCGACCTCGACGCGATCTACACCGACCTCCACCGTCATCCCGAGCTGTCGTTCCAAGAGACCCGCACCGCCGGCGTCATCGCGCAGCGTCTGACGGAGCTCGGGATCGAGTTCGAAGAGGGCATCGGCCGCACCGGCCTCGCCGCGGTGATCCGCAACGACGACAACGCCGCCGCCGGCGAGCGCGGCCCGGTCGTGTGGCTGCGCGCCGACATGGACGGCCTCCCCGTCGAGGAGCGCACCGGCCTCGCGTACGCCAGCACCGCGCGGGGCGTCGACCCGCAGGGCCTCGACGTGCCGGTCATGCACGCGTGCGGCCACGACATGCACGTCACCGCTCTCCTCGGTGCGCTCGAGCGCCTGGTCGCGACGACCGACGAGTGGCGGGGCACTGTGGTGGCGGTCTTCCAGCCCGCTGAGGAGTACGGCGCAGGGTCGCAGGCGATGATCGCCGACGGCGTGCTCGACCGCTTCCCCCGCCCCGACATCGTGCTCGGCCAGCACGTCACCCCCCTTCCGGCAGGCACGATCGGCGTGCGCCCGGGCACGCAGATGGCAGCATCCGACGGACTGCGCGTCACGCTCCTCGGGCGAGGCGGTCACGGGTCGCGGCCGCAGGCCACGATCGACCCCGTCGTGATGGCCGCGGCCACCGTGATGCGTCTCCAGACCGTCGTCTCACGCGAGACCGACCCGCGCGATGTCGCCGTGGTCACCGTCGGGTCGATCCACGCCGGCCTGAAGAACAACATCATCCCCGCCGAGGCCGTGCTCGAGCTCAGCCTCCGCTACCCCGACGACGAGGCCCGCGCCCGCGTGCTCGAGAAGGTCGAGCGCATCGTCCGGGCCGAGGCGCAGGCCTCGGGTGCCGAGGAAGAGCCGATCATCAAGGTCGACCACAGCCTCCCGCCGACGATCAACGACGACGAGGCGACAGCGCGCCTGAGCGCGGCGTTCACCCGCGCCTTCGGCGACGACAAGGTCGTCGACCCCGGCATGTTCACCGGCAGCGAGGATGTCTCCTGGTTCGCCCGCGAAGCAGGAGTGCCGCTGGTGTTCTGGTTCTGGGGAGGGGTCGACCCTCAGGTGTACGCCGAGGCCGCGGCATCCGGGAGCATCGAACGCAACATCCCCACCAACCATTCGCCGTTCTTCGCTCCGCTCCTGCAGCCCACCCTCGACAACGGCGTGGCGAACCTCGTCACCGCAGCGCGGGAGTTCCTCGCCACGCGCTGA